Genomic DNA from Candidatus Polarisedimenticolaceae bacterium:
AGCCCGCACGGCTCGAACAGCGACGGCATCAGGAAGACGTCGGCACCGCCGTAGATCAGCGGCGCGAGATCGGGGGCGTAGGTCAGGAACGCCGCCATCTTCTCGCGGTGGTAGTCGGCGAAGTGGGCGAGCATCTGCTCGTATTCGGGGGCACCGGACCCGAGGACGACGAATTGCGCCGGCCCCGCGTTGTCGTTGAGCAGCAGGTGCACGACGTGGCCGAGGATGTCGAGCCCCTTCTGGCGGTCCAGGCGCGTGACCATCGCGACGAGCGGCACGTCGTCGCGCACGGGGATTCCGGCGCGGGACTGCAGCGCGCGCTTGTTGTGGATCCGCCCCTCGAGGTCGTCCGCGCCGAAGCGGTGCGCCAGGTGCGGGTCGACGGCGGGGTCCCAGACGTCCTCGTCGAGCCCGTTCAGGATGCCGTGCACGTCGTAGTGGCGGAAGCGGAGCAGCTCGTGCAGCCCCGAGCCCCCTTCGGGGGTCATGATCTCCCGGGAGTAGGTCGGACTCACCGTGTTGATCATGGTCGCGTGGTAGATCCCGCGCGCCATGAAGTTCACCTCGCCCCAACCCTCCTCGCGCAACGAAGGCGCCCGCGCCCCGAGCCAGTCGAGGACCTGCGAGGGCGCGCGACCCTGATGGGCCAGGTTGTGGATCGTGAAGACGGTCGGGATCGCTCCGTAGCGCGCGTCGCCGAGCCCCGCGGTCGCGAGCCACGCGATCGCCGGCGCGGCGTGCCAGTCGTGCCCGTGCACGACGTCGGGCTTCCAACCCAGCGCGGGCACGAGATCGAGCGCGGCGCGGCAGAAGTAGGCGAAGCGGTAGGGATCGTCGTCGTAGCCGTAGACGCGCGGACGGCCGAGCAGGCTCTTCTCGGCGATGAAATACGCCGGGACGTTCGAGCCGGGAAGCCTCCCCTGAAGGACACCCGCGGGGATCGTGACGCCGCCCACCGGAACGTCGAGCGTGAACGGCAGCACCGTCGTCCCAAGCCGTCCGCTCGCGTGACCGTCCTCGATCGCGGCGTAGGCGGGGAGCACGACCCTGACGTCGTGGCCGAGCGCCGCGAGCGCCTTGGGGAGCGAGCCGCAGACGTCGCCCAGCCCTCCGGTCTTCGCGAACGGAGCGACCTCGGCACTGACGAACAGGATCTTCATCGCGGCACCTCTCGCGGATCGGCGATTATGGACCATCATGCCGGTCCGCATGCCACACCGCTTCCGCGCCTGGCTCCTGCTCTCGGCCCTCGCGACGGCATCGTGCGCGCCGCGGGTGGCCCCGTCGATCTGCACCGCCTGTTTCTGGGAGCACCAGCCCCCGGGGTTCCGCGAAGAGCTCGTCCGGTTCTACCGCGGGTACGCGACCGACGACCCCCTGATCGCCGCCGAGCGCGACCGCCTGGTCGCGAGGGTCGCGGGGGAGGACGCCGCCCTGTGCGAGGCCCGCGCCCGCTTCGAGTCGCTCGCCGACTCGGAGTCCGAACCCTCCCGTCGCCTCCTGGCCGCCGAAACGGCCGCCTTCGACGCCGCGGCCTGCGGCGTGGACCCGGAGCCGGCGTTCCTGCGGGCCGCCGACGCGGCGGACCCCCGAAAGGCCGCGATCTACCGCACGGTCGCGGGGGGCTCCTTCCGCCCGCGCTTCGGATCGGCGTCGATCGCGACGCGGCTCGACCCGCCGAGGGGGACGACGTCGTACGTCCTCGGCGCGAGCGCGATCCGCGTCGACACGGGGGACGTCGTCGTCGTCCAGGCCGAGCGCACGGTGCGCGACTGGTTGTCGTACCAGCTTCGATGGAATCCGGCGGATGCCCCCGCGCCGGCCGGGGCGTTGATCGGCTGGCACGAGGGGGCCCGCCTGTCCGACCTCCTCGGCGCGGTCGAGGCGAAGGTCGAGCCCGCGGTCGGCGTTCTCGCCGCCTTCCGCGATGGGCGCTGGCTCGCTCCCGACGCCGACGGCGTCTTCCGGTTCGAGGTTCTCGAGGACAAGGTCCAGTACCCCACGACCCGCGTCCATGGAGGGTTGGCGCTGCTCGTGGACACCCACGGCGTCTCCGCGCTGGTCGAAGCGGCGGCGCGGCGCGAGGCCTCGCTCGTCGTCGCCTGCGGCGACCACCCCGAGAAGATGAAGGCGGCGCTCGCCCTCGCGCGGTCGGGACGCGACGTGTGGTTCCCCTGCGACCGCTTCGTCGGCGACGTCCTCGGGTACGAGGCTCCCGGGACGCTCCTCGGATCGGCGCCGGTGCGCCGCGAGGGGGACCACGCGGTGATCGGCGACCGTCCGGTGCGATTCGAGGTCGCCGAGACCGTCGTCGTCGAAGATGCGGCGCCCCGCGGCGATCTCCGTTACTACGACGCCCCCGCGCGTTACTTCCGCGCGCTCGCGGCGAAGCTCCCGATCCCGCTTCAGTTCGTGGAGGTGGACGGCCCAGGTCAGGCGGCGAAGGTGGTCGATCGCGCGCTCGCGCTCGGGGCGGACGTGATCGCGATCCGCGTGGAGACCGCCGAGGACGCCGCACCGGTGCGCGCGTGGCTTTCGGGCTCGCCGCGGCGGCGCGCCGTCCTCTTCCACACGGCGCCGTACGCGCCGGGGTACGCGTTGTTCGGGGAGTTCCCGAAGCAGACGACGTCCGGCGATCCCAGGCCGGAGTTCGACTAGACGAACCGCCCCATGACGAGATCGTCGACCTCGGTGCCGTCGGGGAAGCGGATGCGGCGGCGCAATCTCCCCTCTTCCTCGAAGCCGAAGCGGCGGTAGAGGCGGATCGCCCTTTCGTTGCCGTCGCGGACGTTGAGCTCGAGCCGGCCGACGCGCGGGTCCCGCTCCGCCCAGTCGACGAGGTCCTGGAGCATTTCCGCGCCGATCCCCTGCCCCAGGTGCCCGGGGTGCACGACGATCGTCAGCCGGAAGACGTGGGCGGTCGCCTGGAGCGGCATCGGGTCGAGCAGCGCGTGGCCGACGATCGCGCCGTCCCGCAGGGCGACGACGTAGCGTCCGCGGGTGCGCAGCTCGACGATCTTCGCCGCGAACGCCTCGACGGGGATCTCCCCCGGCCGGCCGGCGAGGCGACCGGGGACCTCGGCGGTCGCCCACTCCGCGTGCGCGAGGGTCGGAGCGTCCTCGGGTTCGGCGAGGCGGATCATGGCGCGAGGTCGATCGCCGCCCGAACCGCTTCGTTCGGGATTCCCGCCCCACGCCAGGCGACGATCTCGTCCACGGTGAGCGCGCGCGTGAGGCGCTGCTTCGAGACCCACGCCGCGACCGTGGGGGGATCGAGGACCTTCGAGAGGCGCTGGAGCTCCGCGAACATCGCCTCGGGGGTCTTGAGTCCGTCGGCCGGCGCGGACGGCGCCGGGACGGCGACGACGACGGGAGCGGCCGCCGCGGGGGCCTCGACGGCGACCGGTGCCGGCTTCGACGTCGCAGCGCCGAGCGCCCCGAGGAACGCCTCCTCCGCGAGGAGCTTCGCGGCGAGGTCGTGCGCCGCCGCGGAGAGGATCGACGAGTACTCCTCGCCGCTCGGGTACAGCGACCCGCGCTTGTCGAGGCCGGTGATCGTCTTCTCCCAGCGGGCCCCGCCGGCGTCCTTCAACGTGAAGGCGACACGCACGCGCGCGGTGTACCCCCAGCTCTCCTCGACGTCCGCCCGGAGCAGGCGCCCCTCGAGCCGGTGGGGGGCGCCGGACTCGATCGTGGCCCCTTGGGCGCGCAACGCGCCGGCCAAGGCCTCGGCGGCGAACGCCGCGAGGTCGGTTTCGGTCGTGACCGTCGTGACGTCCTTGTCGCGCGTCTTCGTGCCGAGGGCGGGCGCCGCGCCGCGGTCGTCGGCGATCGCGAGCGAGAACGGTGCGAGCCCGGCGGGGGCGGCGACGGCCGGCGCGTCCTTCGGAGGCGCGTAGGCCAGGGGCACGGCGACGGTTCGGGCGACGGCGAGAAGGCACAGCGTGGCGAGCGTCATGCCCGCCATCCTAAACCCTACGGCTTCACCTCGGGATGCGCGGGGCCCCCGAAACCGCTCCGCTCCATCCGTCCCCAGACGCGGTAGCGACGCAGGGCGTCGCCGAAGGCCCGCATCTTGAACACCGAAAGCAGCTGCCGGTAGCCGAGGTTCTCGAGGAGCGCGAAGGTGAACAGCTTCACCAGATCGGTCCAGGCCGGATAACGCCGGAACGAGATCTCCTCCAGGAGCACCGCCGCGACGGACAGGGTCATCCCGTAGAGGATCGCGACGGCGAGGAACAACACGAAGAACTCGGCGTCGAGGATGCCCAGCGCGAGGGCCGCGACGAGGGCGATGTAACCCAGGACTTCGACGAGCGGGCCGAGCAGCTCGAAGATCAGGAAGTACGGAAGCCCCAGGAGCCCCACCGACCCGTAGCGCGGGTTGAAGATCATGTCGCGGTGCAGCCAGAACGTCTGCATCAGGCCCCGGTGCCAGCGGTTGCGCTGACGCGCGAGCACGGTCAGGGTGCGCGGCGCCTCGGTCCAGCAGACGGGGTCCGGCACGAAGACGACGCGGTAAGGGCGCTTCTTGCGCC
This window encodes:
- a CDS encoding GNAT family N-acetyltransferase, which gives rise to MIRLAEPEDAPTLAHAEWATAEVPGRLAGRPGEIPVEAFAAKIVELRTRGRYVVALRDGAIVGHALLDPMPLQATAHVFRLTIVVHPGHLGQGIGAEMLQDLVDWAERDPRVGRLELNVRDGNERAIRLYRRFGFEEEGRLRRRIRFPDGTEVDDLVMGRFV
- a CDS encoding glycogen synthase gives rise to the protein MKILFVSAEVAPFAKTGGLGDVCGSLPKALAALGHDVRVVLPAYAAIEDGHASGRLGTTVLPFTLDVPVGGVTIPAGVLQGRLPGSNVPAYFIAEKSLLGRPRVYGYDDDPYRFAYFCRAALDLVPALGWKPDVVHGHDWHAAPAIAWLATAGLGDARYGAIPTVFTIHNLAHQGRAPSQVLDWLGARAPSLREEGWGEVNFMARGIYHATMINTVSPTYSREIMTPEGGSGLHELLRFRHYDVHGILNGLDEDVWDPAVDPHLAHRFGADDLEGRIHNKRALQSRAGIPVRDDVPLVAMVTRLDRQKGLDILGHVVHLLLNDNAGPAQFVVLGSGAPEYEQMLAHFADYHREKMAAFLTYAPDLAPLIYGGADVFLMPSLFEPCGLGQLIAMRYGAVPVVRATGGLADTVRDGVTGFTFVEFGTGEFWNALQRALYVHRVDEASWRSIQRNGMRSDFSWEASARGYQQLYEWASARVTGG